In Rhodoligotrophos defluvii, the following proteins share a genomic window:
- a CDS encoding pectate lyase family protein produces the protein MSGRAGLDGLRLAAIAAVLVLLGFTVAASQGCLALSLPDLPGAGDREKPASYVPPKLPDGRQRAFPTAEGFGAGAKGGRGGAVLFVTTTAEEGEGSLRACIEAEGPRTCVFRVSGTITLKKRSLVITNPYLTIAGETAPGGGIAIRNSPRQLRPSVEILTHDVIIRHLRLRPGPHEQAACCSGALGFYGEDATDIIVDHVSASWGSDETIDSEGARNITIQWGIISEPLLDGGPGKRNRARNMLLTMGGNFSIHHNLFAFGKFRNPQIQMEGRGVTADVVNNVLYSPVWDYVISFSDRAAKIRANVVGNYKIAGAKEKDDHLVHLFDEGGKGYAIHLAGNIDETYRPDDGMAEDLVVAEEQRGAVVSAPFDVAHVRALPAREAYDEVLAKAGATRPLRDAVDRRIVEAVHTRSGHLLKSDPEDVGGWPHLASAPPPADEDRDGMADSWELSVGLSPTSAADGLSDLDGDGWTNFEEYLHELAGDGRGMDAARLAAQQPQR, from the coding sequence ATGAGCGGGCGCGCGGGTCTGGACGGGTTGAGGCTGGCAGCCATTGCGGCGGTGCTCGTGCTGCTGGGGTTCACAGTTGCGGCCAGCCAGGGCTGTCTCGCGCTCAGCCTGCCGGATCTGCCGGGTGCGGGCGACCGGGAGAAGCCTGCTTCCTATGTTCCCCCGAAGCTGCCGGACGGCCGGCAGCGCGCCTTTCCCACGGCGGAAGGCTTCGGGGCCGGGGCGAAGGGCGGCCGGGGCGGTGCCGTGCTGTTCGTCACGACCACGGCGGAGGAGGGCGAAGGATCATTGCGGGCATGCATAGAGGCCGAGGGGCCGCGCACCTGCGTGTTCCGGGTGAGCGGCACCATCACGCTCAAGAAGCGGTCGCTGGTGATCACCAATCCCTATCTCACCATTGCCGGCGAGACTGCGCCGGGCGGTGGCATCGCGATCCGCAACAGCCCGCGTCAGCTGCGGCCATCGGTGGAGATCCTCACCCACGACGTGATCATACGCCACCTGCGGCTGCGGCCGGGCCCGCACGAGCAGGCGGCGTGCTGCTCCGGCGCCCTGGGCTTCTACGGCGAGGATGCCACCGACATCATCGTCGATCATGTCTCGGCGAGCTGGGGGTCGGACGAGACCATCGATTCCGAAGGCGCACGGAACATCACCATTCAGTGGGGGATCATCTCGGAGCCGCTTCTGGACGGCGGGCCGGGCAAGCGCAACCGCGCCCGCAACATGCTGCTGACCATGGGCGGTAACTTCTCCATCCATCACAACCTGTTCGCCTTCGGAAAATTCCGGAATCCCCAGATCCAGATGGAGGGCAGGGGGGTCACGGCGGACGTGGTCAACAACGTGCTCTACTCGCCGGTGTGGGATTACGTGATCAGCTTCAGCGATCGCGCGGCCAAGATCAGGGCCAATGTGGTGGGCAACTACAAGATTGCCGGCGCGAAGGAGAAGGACGACCATCTCGTCCACCTCTTCGACGAAGGCGGCAAGGGCTACGCCATCCACCTCGCCGGCAATATCGACGAGACCTATCGGCCGGATGACGGCATGGCGGAGGATCTCGTCGTCGCGGAGGAGCAGCGGGGTGCGGTGGTCTCGGCCCCGTTCGACGTGGCTCACGTGCGTGCTCTGCCCGCCCGTGAAGCCTATGACGAGGTGCTGGCCAAGGCCGGTGCCACACGACCGCTGCGGGATGCGGTCGACCGCCGGATCGTCGAGGCGGTGCACACGCGGTCAGGGCACCTGCTGAAGAGCGATCCGGAAGACGTCGGCGGCTGGCCTCATCTCGCCTCTGCTCCGCCGCCCGCGGACGAGGACCGAGACGGCATGGCCGACAGCTGGGAGCTGTCGGTCGGGCTTTCACCGACCAGCGCGGCCGACGGCCTGTCGGATCTCGACGGCGACGGCTGGACCAATTTCGAGGAGTATCTGCATGAGCTTGCCGGGGATGGCAGAGGCATGGATGCCGCGCGCCTCGCCGCGCAGCAGCCGCAGCGCTGA
- a CDS encoding O-antigen ligase family protein has protein sequence MTSIPTIRESGPPVISRGIKLPLLMASRRIEFALACAVVFFAPINVLRLEAFYFTVSDALACLCLGLMLLNRSAQLRPFGPGTAFWLFGLAVAMGGLMASSLLAGAEDRGVILLLQYVFAYFVLPVILLARPWSQATMLIKVFIASITIMVVHGIYVVDIVGEYNTVFVSGSRRLQGFVERENECGSLIALTIPLLLSLVGMGALRPVYALLLAPLLTYGLMLTGSNTALYAMLLGLGLIFLANFSVKRLIFALCTLQLLWLAINMPAVQDHLPAAFRKRVLTGLSTGELSSAGTFRERMALNEEAFHLAGDALWLGYGADQYREISAWKTPVHNLYLLMWNEGGLIALAGLVLMLAGAVVVLVSVLRYRNSRPVFICGFVTLSLFAMLMNAVPHVYGRFWAVPVLLSIGPAVAFLNARASREAGLRRAASPRQSR, from the coding sequence ATGACCAGCATTCCAACGATCCGCGAGTCCGGCCCTCCGGTGATCTCCAGGGGCATAAAGCTGCCCTTGTTGATGGCATCGCGCCGGATCGAGTTCGCGCTGGCCTGCGCCGTCGTGTTCTTCGCGCCGATCAACGTGTTGAGGCTCGAGGCCTTCTACTTCACGGTCAGCGATGCGCTGGCTTGCCTTTGCCTCGGGCTGATGTTGCTCAACCGCTCGGCCCAGCTGAGGCCGTTCGGCCCGGGCACCGCCTTCTGGCTGTTCGGCCTGGCGGTTGCCATGGGCGGCCTGATGGCCAGCAGCCTGCTTGCCGGCGCCGAGGATCGCGGCGTCATTCTCCTGCTGCAGTATGTCTTCGCCTATTTCGTGCTGCCGGTGATCTTGCTGGCTCGCCCCTGGAGCCAGGCCACGATGCTGATCAAGGTGTTCATCGCCTCGATCACCATCATGGTCGTGCACGGGATCTACGTGGTCGATATCGTAGGCGAGTACAACACGGTGTTCGTCAGCGGCAGCCGGCGTCTGCAGGGCTTCGTCGAACGGGAGAACGAGTGCGGCAGCCTCATCGCGCTCACGATCCCGCTGCTCCTGAGCTTGGTCGGCATGGGCGCGCTGCGGCCGGTCTATGCCCTCCTGCTCGCACCGCTCTTGACCTATGGCCTCATGCTGACCGGCTCGAACACCGCGCTTTATGCGATGCTTCTCGGCCTGGGGCTGATCTTCCTGGCCAATTTCAGCGTGAAGCGGCTGATCTTCGCCTTGTGCACCCTGCAGCTGCTGTGGCTCGCAATCAACATGCCCGCCGTCCAGGACCATCTGCCCGCCGCGTTCCGCAAGCGGGTGCTGACCGGCCTTTCCACGGGCGAGCTGTCCAGCGCCGGCACCTTCCGCGAGCGCATGGCGCTCAACGAGGAAGCCTTTCATCTCGCGGGCGATGCTCTGTGGCTTGGCTATGGCGCCGACCAGTACCGCGAGATCAGTGCCTGGAAGACCCCCGTGCACAACCTCTATCTGCTGATGTGGAACGAGGGCGGCCTGATTGCGCTTGCGGGTCTCGTGCTCATGCTTGCCGGCGCCGTCGTCGTGCTTGTTTCGGTGCTGCGCTACAGGAACAGCCGTCCGGTCTTCATCTGCGGCTTCGTCACGCTCAGCCTGTTTGCCATGCTCATGAATGCGGTGCCCCATGTCTATGGCCGCTTCTGGGCCGTGCCGGTCCTGCTCTCCATCGGCCCGGCCGTGGCCTTCCTCAACGCGCGGGCATCGCGCGAGGCCGGCCTGCGTCGCGCCGCCTCGCCCCGGCAGTCGCGATAA
- a CDS encoding GumC family protein, protein MLEARRGIDGAKPDAAGEEIFAPSQATHVIGLRDTIALIRRRRFFIASFVSVSLALLAIALMLAPNSYTATAAIVLERKEAPLLEAVTELQSEERDRSAIETEMDIIGSRVLAGRVVDAMNLIDHPWFNTYLPEEGEETSIAARIKDWIGSLGASVGLDLAGSVRRMPAVSVQRDQAITSFLSKLSVSRSGDSLAVSVHVTTPDPELSATLANTVANVYVAWLQDVKKQAMTDAVTFLREQADEIAERIADNERKIAEFSRTNDLASEARDDVLRQRIDGTNTQLTAARVELAGIQARRQQAIGMLHGATDMDGAALTSPLLASLKGDQARVMRERAQYASNLGPNHPQVLQADAQLASVAEMIKGEINHIIEDLAGEERIAAERVRQLENDIADLQTRLREKALAEIRKRELERDLLADQKLHDVVVARLGGLDPYAEIAQPSARVVSVAAVPTRPAFPQKSRIFAGGLVGSALLAILFAVAIETLDTKIRSGERIFNVAQLPNLANIPRLPRRLGRRVRASLGHLAELKRSSYTEALRSLYLACRIRLPMAKPAVVFTAPLSREGAAEIALGFACMAVQDGVKAVLVDFDPRSALPLAERDDIPGLGAVLSGERSLADCLYSLPNIPGLDVLKIHDRAAPDGMTSLHSKVLRWLMEELRASHEIVVICCAPVLILEDANSLAPHVDGVLLVTEFARTREQELASATARLRINHAPLIGTVLTGVEPQGQPGRHPLNVANYPRQARAYLRY, encoded by the coding sequence ATGTTGGAGGCGAGACGAGGCATTGATGGGGCGAAACCGGACGCTGCCGGCGAAGAAATATTTGCGCCGTCGCAGGCCACTCATGTCATCGGTCTTCGCGATACCATTGCGCTCATCCGCAGGCGCAGGTTCTTCATCGCCTCGTTCGTCTCGGTGTCGCTTGCGCTGTTGGCGATCGCGCTGATGCTTGCGCCCAACAGCTACACGGCCACGGCGGCGATCGTGCTCGAACGCAAGGAAGCGCCGCTGCTGGAGGCGGTGACCGAACTGCAGAGCGAGGAGCGCGACCGCTCGGCGATCGAGACGGAGATGGACATCATCGGCTCGCGCGTGCTGGCGGGACGCGTGGTCGATGCCATGAACCTGATCGACCATCCCTGGTTCAACACCTATCTGCCGGAGGAGGGGGAGGAGACCAGCATCGCCGCGCGCATCAAGGACTGGATCGGGAGCCTCGGCGCCTCGGTGGGGCTCGATCTCGCTGGCTCGGTCAGGAGGATGCCTGCCGTTTCCGTGCAGCGGGACCAGGCGATCACCAGCTTCCTATCCAAGCTGAGCGTGAGCCGAAGCGGCGACAGTCTGGCGGTTTCGGTGCATGTCACCACGCCGGACCCCGAGCTTTCGGCGACCCTCGCCAATACGGTGGCGAATGTCTATGTCGCCTGGCTGCAGGACGTGAAGAAGCAGGCGATGACCGATGCGGTGACGTTCCTGCGGGAGCAGGCGGACGAGATCGCCGAGCGGATCGCGGATAACGAGCGCAAGATCGCCGAGTTCAGCCGCACGAACGATTTGGCCTCCGAGGCGCGGGACGACGTGCTGCGCCAGCGCATCGACGGCACCAACACCCAGCTCACGGCCGCCAGAGTGGAGCTGGCCGGGATTCAAGCCCGACGGCAGCAGGCGATCGGGATGCTGCACGGCGCTACCGACATGGATGGCGCGGCGTTGACCTCACCCCTGCTGGCGTCGCTCAAGGGCGACCAGGCGCGCGTCATGCGCGAGCGCGCGCAATATGCCTCGAACCTCGGGCCCAACCATCCGCAGGTGCTGCAAGCGGACGCGCAGCTTGCAAGCGTTGCCGAGATGATCAAAGGCGAGATCAACCACATTATCGAGGATCTGGCAGGGGAAGAGCGGATCGCCGCCGAGCGCGTGCGGCAGCTGGAGAATGACATCGCCGACCTGCAGACGCGCCTGAGGGAAAAGGCGCTGGCGGAAATCAGAAAGCGCGAGCTGGAGCGGGACCTGCTGGCGGATCAGAAGCTGCACGACGTCGTCGTGGCGCGGCTTGGCGGGCTCGATCCCTATGCGGAGATCGCCCAGCCCAGCGCCAGGGTGGTGTCGGTCGCGGCGGTACCCACCCGTCCGGCCTTTCCGCAGAAGAGCCGGATCTTCGCCGGCGGCCTCGTGGGCTCTGCGCTGCTGGCCATATTGTTCGCGGTCGCGATCGAGACGCTGGATACGAAGATCCGCTCGGGCGAGAGGATCTTCAACGTCGCGCAGCTGCCGAACCTCGCCAATATCCCGAGATTGCCGCGGCGGCTCGGCCGAAGGGTGCGGGCGTCCCTGGGCCATCTGGCAGAGCTCAAGCGCTCGAGCTATACGGAGGCGCTGAGGTCACTCTATCTCGCCTGCCGCATCCGGCTTCCCATGGCGAAGCCGGCGGTCGTGTTCACCGCGCCTTTGTCCCGCGAGGGCGCGGCCGAGATCGCCCTGGGCTTCGCCTGCATGGCGGTGCAGGATGGCGTCAAGGCGGTGCTGGTGGATTTCGATCCTCGCTCGGCGCTACCGTTGGCGGAGCGCGATGACATACCGGGCTTGGGTGCAGTGCTGTCCGGTGAGCGTTCGCTTGCGGACTGCCTGTATTCACTTCCGAACATTCCGGGGCTCGACGTGCTCAAGATCCACGATCGGGCCGCCCCCGATGGCATGACCTCCCTGCACTCCAAGGTGCTGCGCTGGCTGATGGAGGAACTGCGGGCTTCGCACGAGATCGTGGTTATCTGCTGCGCGCCGGTTCTCATCCTCGAGGATGCCAACAGCCTCGCCCCGCATGTGGACGGTGTGCTGCTGGTCACCGAGTTCGCCCGCACCAGAGAGCAGGAGCTGGCCAGCGCGACGGCCCGGCTCCGCATCAACCATGCGCCGCTGATCGGCACCGTGCTGACCGGGGTGGAGCCGCAGGGACAGCCCGGACGGCATCCGCTGAACGTGGCGAATTATCCGCGCCAGGCGAGGGCCTATCTGAGGTATTGA
- a CDS encoding glycosyltransferase family 4 protein, with amino-acid sequence MIRHVDSQSIQAVATPVRTVAVICSYTASLVNFRYRLLAAMTAGGHRVIAFGPEHDPASVAALSAIEVEFHRVPMARAGLNPFADLRTLAHLWRVLRAHDPDVVLCYTMKPIIYGLIAARLAGIRRRYALVTGLGYVFSDSAASLRLRLIRRLATRLYRIALRGCRRVFVYNDADAHDIRAGRMVSGDTPIIMVAGSGVDLERFQPAPLPAGAPAFLLIARLLREKGIAEFAKAALDLHQRHPQARFRILGPLDPSPLAISRAEIDAWTASGAVEYLGETRDVRPFLRDASVFVLPSYYREGVPRSILEAMAMGRPIITADSPGCRETVINGENGFIVPPRDPTALAAAMERFIRDPMLARAMGKRALEVARTRFDVEAVNRHLLTEMDLLGTADGR; translated from the coding sequence ATGATCCGGCACGTCGACAGCCAGAGCATCCAGGCGGTCGCCACACCCGTCCGCACCGTGGCTGTGATTTGCAGCTACACGGCCTCGCTGGTGAACTTCCGCTATCGCCTGCTTGCCGCCATGACGGCGGGGGGCCACAGGGTGATTGCTTTCGGGCCAGAACATGACCCCGCAAGCGTTGCGGCGCTCAGCGCGATCGAGGTGGAGTTTCACCGGGTTCCCATGGCCCGCGCCGGCCTCAACCCGTTCGCAGACCTGCGCACCCTCGCCCATCTCTGGCGCGTGCTCCGCGCTCACGACCCGGACGTGGTGCTTTGCTACACCATGAAGCCTATCATCTACGGCCTGATCGCCGCGCGCTTGGCCGGCATCAGGCGCCGCTATGCCCTGGTCACCGGGCTCGGCTACGTGTTTAGCGACAGCGCGGCGAGCCTCCGCCTGCGCCTCATCCGCCGGCTGGCCACCCGGCTCTACCGGATCGCCCTGCGCGGCTGCCGCCGGGTCTTCGTCTACAACGACGCGGACGCGCACGACATCCGCGCCGGTCGCATGGTCAGTGGTGACACCCCGATCATCATGGTGGCGGGCTCGGGCGTCGATCTCGAGCGCTTCCAGCCGGCTCCCCTGCCGGCCGGGGCACCGGCCTTCCTGCTCATCGCCCGCCTCTTGCGCGAGAAAGGCATCGCCGAATTCGCCAAGGCAGCGCTCGACCTCCACCAGCGCCACCCGCAGGCCCGCTTCCGCATTCTCGGTCCGCTCGATCCAAGCCCGCTTGCCATCTCCCGTGCCGAAATCGACGCTTGGACCGCTTCGGGCGCCGTCGAGTATCTGGGCGAGACCAGGGACGTGCGGCCCTTCCTGCGCGATGCGAGCGTGTTCGTGCTGCCGTCCTATTACCGCGAGGGCGTGCCCCGCAGCATCCTCGAAGCCATGGCCATGGGCCGCCCCATCATCACAGCCGACAGCCCCGGCTGCCGCGAAACTGTCATTAACGGCGAGAACGGCTTCATCGTGCCGCCGAGAGATCCCACTGCGCTGGCTGCTGCCATGGAACGGTTCATCCGCGATCCGATGCTTGCCCGGGCCATGGGCAAGCGCGCTTTGGAGGTCGCGCGCACCCGCTTCGATGTCGAGGCGGTGAACCGTCACCTGCTCACCGAAATGGACTTGCTCGGCACGGCCGACGGCCGGTGA
- a CDS encoding polysaccharide biosynthesis/export family protein, which yields MGAVIVLLLVAICWTRASAGESNGFQLAPGDTLKLDILDDDKDPVDLLIAGDGTIQAPYLGPVHVAGLPIAEALRQVTEAYAARRIFIVPKIALSVATYRPVFVMGDVRQPGAYPFQPKLTAEKALGLAGGQITAAGGEDPIMARARLRGQLEEIEAGLIREALAIARLRAQLAGQPDILDEDVPAEARAYVDGPVAETLRQVEQQILARERDGFTERKQILTEGIAEAERGLVLLQKLAERSADSVAFTQSELERARKLQKQGIKTMNEVFSLERQLATDEARQLQVLANLSDDRRGIGLLRSQLADLEHKRHLEALTDLQTHQADLAKAIASRRAGEEQLMLLASMTAEDVAAQREMVLSFTIRREIDEVVSDVPAKPSTLLFPGDVLVVKIEPATGAAPIAALHRVDQPVQ from the coding sequence ATGGGGGCCGTTATTGTGCTGCTGCTCGTCGCGATCTGTTGGACGAGGGCAAGCGCAGGTGAAAGCAACGGTTTCCAGCTGGCTCCCGGCGACACGCTCAAGCTCGACATCCTCGATGACGACAAGGACCCGGTGGACCTGCTGATCGCCGGGGACGGAACCATCCAGGCACCCTATCTGGGGCCGGTCCACGTGGCGGGGCTGCCAATTGCGGAGGCGTTGCGGCAGGTGACCGAGGCCTATGCCGCCCGGCGGATCTTCATCGTGCCCAAGATCGCGCTGTCGGTGGCAACCTACCGGCCGGTTTTCGTGATGGGTGACGTGCGCCAGCCCGGTGCTTACCCGTTCCAGCCGAAACTGACCGCGGAAAAGGCGCTGGGTCTTGCGGGCGGCCAGATCACCGCCGCGGGCGGTGAGGATCCGATCATGGCGCGAGCGCGCCTGCGTGGCCAACTGGAGGAGATCGAAGCCGGCCTCATTCGCGAGGCGCTGGCGATCGCGCGGCTCAGGGCGCAGCTGGCCGGTCAGCCCGACATTCTCGATGAGGACGTGCCGGCCGAGGCGCGAGCCTATGTGGACGGGCCGGTGGCAGAGACCCTGCGGCAGGTGGAGCAGCAGATCCTGGCCAGAGAGCGCGACGGCTTTACCGAGCGCAAGCAGATCCTGACCGAAGGCATTGCGGAAGCGGAGCGCGGGCTGGTGCTGCTGCAGAAACTGGCCGAGAGGTCGGCCGACAGCGTTGCGTTCACCCAGTCGGAACTGGAGCGGGCGCGAAAGCTGCAGAAGCAGGGCATCAAGACCATGAACGAGGTGTTCAGCCTGGAGCGGCAGCTGGCGACCGACGAGGCCCGTCAGCTCCAGGTGCTGGCCAATCTGTCCGATGACCGGCGGGGCATCGGGCTGTTGAGGAGCCAGCTGGCCGATCTCGAACACAAGCGTCATCTGGAGGCGCTTACGGATCTGCAGACCCATCAGGCGGACCTCGCGAAAGCGATCGCATCGCGCCGCGCGGGCGAGGAACAGCTCATGCTCCTGGCCAGCATGACGGCGGAAGACGTGGCGGCGCAGCGCGAGATGGTGCTGAGCTTCACCATCCGGCGCGAGATCGACGAGGTGGTGAGCGATGTGCCGGCCAAACCGTCCACGCTGTTGTTTCCCGGCGACGTGCTGGTGGTGAAGATCGAGCCCGCCACCGGGGCCGCCCCGATTGCGGCCCTGCACAGGGTCGACCAGCCGGTGCAATAG
- a CDS encoding sugar transferase, whose protein sequence is MLAEIDNAVRSTPVREHGMALQRAAAGAALLAAALPAAAVALAVWLTLGRPVLFRQVRSGLGGRCFTIVKFRTMHEHRDAAGALLPDHLRETGLTRWIRRWRLDEIPQLWAIVAGDMSFVGPRPLRPETIASFRALGIARGRVRPGLTGWAQVNGNVRLTDADKLALDIWYIDHRTLRLDLKILLMTIATLLRGERVRAEAVAAAQAHLAARFAGGSGGAGP, encoded by the coding sequence GTGCTGGCGGAGATCGACAATGCGGTACGGTCCACGCCGGTGCGGGAGCACGGGATGGCGCTGCAGCGGGCCGCGGCCGGGGCCGCGCTGCTCGCCGCTGCGCTGCCGGCCGCGGCGGTTGCCCTGGCCGTTTGGCTGACGCTCGGCCGCCCGGTGCTGTTCCGACAGGTGCGCAGCGGGCTGGGCGGCCGCTGCTTCACCATCGTGAAGTTCCGCACCATGCACGAGCATCGTGATGCAGCAGGCGCGCTCCTGCCCGACCACTTGCGTGAAACGGGCCTGACCCGCTGGATCCGGCGCTGGCGGCTTGACGAGATCCCGCAGCTGTGGGCGATCGTTGCGGGAGACATGAGCTTTGTTGGCCCACGGCCGCTGCGGCCGGAGACGATCGCCAGTTTCCGCGCGCTGGGTATCGCGCGGGGCCGGGTGCGGCCGGGCCTCACCGGCTGGGCGCAGGTAAACGGCAATGTGCGGCTGACCGATGCGGACAAGCTGGCGCTGGACATCTGGTACATCGACCACCGCACCCTGCGTCTGGACCTCAAGATCCTGCTGATGACCATCGCCACCCTTCTTCGCGGGGAGCGCGTGCGCGCCGAGGCGGTTGCGGCGGCGCAGGCCCATCTTGCCGCGCGGTTCGCGGGCGGATCCGGTGGAGCTGGCCCATGA
- a CDS encoding methionyl-tRNA formyltransferase: protein MRMAFVGAVEGSAIALRALVEAGMAPALVITLPPEARHRHSDYVDLAPLAQAGGSALLHARHVNRPEVIEAMRAGEIDLTLVIGWSEICGADFRSVARMGTIGFHPAPLPRMRGRAVIPWTILLGETTTAATLFWLDDGVDSGPILRQEQMEIAPDETARSLYAKQTQALARLLPEAVALVRNGAAPRIPQDHAAATYCAKRTAEDGRIDWREPAEHVLRLIRAVGDPYPGAFSTYDGSKLFVDEAVLLPDGHRYIGLPGQVQCHTADGFAVRCGDGASIHVTGWRCEGSAERPKLHAKLGDITP, encoded by the coding sequence ATGAGGATGGCCTTTGTTGGCGCGGTGGAGGGCTCGGCGATCGCGCTTAGAGCATTGGTCGAAGCGGGGATGGCGCCGGCCCTGGTGATCACCCTGCCGCCGGAAGCCCGCCACCGCCACTCGGACTACGTCGACCTGGCGCCCTTGGCCCAGGCTGGCGGAAGCGCGCTGCTCCATGCGAGGCATGTGAACCGGCCGGAGGTGATTGAAGCCATGCGTGCGGGCGAGATCGACCTGACGTTGGTGATCGGCTGGTCGGAGATCTGCGGGGCGGATTTCCGCTCTGTCGCGCGCATGGGCACTATCGGCTTTCACCCGGCGCCGCTGCCGCGGATGCGCGGGCGTGCCGTGATCCCCTGGACGATCCTTCTGGGCGAGACGACCACGGCGGCCACCTTGTTCTGGCTGGACGACGGGGTCGATTCCGGGCCGATCCTGCGGCAGGAGCAGATGGAGATCGCACCCGACGAGACGGCGCGCAGCCTCTATGCCAAGCAGACCCAAGCGCTCGCCCGCCTGTTGCCGGAGGCGGTGGCGCTGGTGCGGAACGGCGCGGCCCCGCGCATTCCACAGGATCACGCCGCCGCCACCTATTGCGCCAAGCGCACGGCGGAGGACGGCCGCATCGACTGGCGCGAGCCGGCGGAGCATGTGCTGCGGCTCATTCGTGCGGTGGGGGACCCCTATCCCGGCGCGTTCTCCACCTATGACGGGAGCAAGCTGTTCGTCGATGAGGCCGTGCTTCTGCCGGACGGGCACCGCTATATCGGGCTTCCCGGCCAAGTGCAGTGCCATACGGCCGACGGCTTCGCGGTGCGCTGCGGCGATGGGGCCTCAATCCACGTTACCGGCTGGCGGTGTGAGGGAAGCGCCGAGCGGCCGAAGCTCCATGCCAAGCTGGGAGACATCACCCCATGA
- a CDS encoding PIG-L deacetylase family protein, with translation MTFGLDSFGRTLVIAPHPDDEILGAGGTIARLARAGMEVTVAVVTSGRPPAYSAAQVARVRHEAEQAHRALGVRETLWLGQPAAELSETPHAALNAAIRGVIADLDPATLLVPFVGDIHRDHQLTFLSALVAARPHQAKFPATILAYETLSETNWNAPYLSPGFQPNVFIDISNTLQLKLDAMEMFASQLRDFPHERSAEALKALAMLRGAAVHCHAAEAFVLVRHVVRAPGEESDRIKGG, from the coding sequence ATGACTTTCGGGCTCGACAGCTTCGGGCGGACGCTGGTGATCGCCCCCCATCCGGATGACGAGATCCTGGGGGCAGGCGGCACGATTGCGCGGCTCGCGCGCGCCGGCATGGAGGTGACCGTGGCGGTGGTCACCAGCGGCCGTCCACCAGCCTATTCCGCGGCCCAGGTTGCCCGGGTGCGGCACGAGGCCGAGCAGGCGCACCGCGCGCTCGGCGTGCGCGAGACCCTTTGGCTGGGCCAGCCGGCGGCGGAGCTGTCGGAGACGCCCCACGCGGCCCTCAATGCCGCCATTCGGGGCGTCATCGCCGATCTCGACCCCGCCACCCTGCTGGTGCCATTCGTGGGCGACATCCACCGCGACCACCAGCTCACCTTCCTGTCGGCGCTGGTGGCGGCGCGGCCACATCAAGCGAAGTTTCCCGCGACCATCCTGGCTTACGAGACCCTGTCGGAGACCAACTGGAATGCTCCGTATCTGAGCCCCGGCTTCCAGCCCAACGTGTTCATCGACATCTCAAACACGCTGCAGCTGAAGCTCGATGCCATGGAAATGTTCGCGTCGCAGCTGCGGGATTTTCCGCATGAGCGCTCGGCGGAGGCGCTCAAGGCCTTGGCCATGCTGCGCGGGGCTGCCGTCCATTGCCATGCCGCTGAGGCTTTCGTGCTGGTGCGGCACGTGGTGCGCGCGCCAGGCGAAGAGTCGGACCGGATCAAGGGAGGCTGA